From one Pan troglodytes isolate AG18354 chromosome 13, NHGRI_mPanTro3-v2.0_pri, whole genome shotgun sequence genomic stretch:
- the ZEB2 gene encoding zinc finger E-box-binding homeobox 2 isoform X2, translating into MKQPIMADGPRCKRRKQANPRRKNVVNYDNVVDTGSETDEEDKLHIAEDDGIANPLDQETSPASVPNHESSPHVSQALLPREEEEDEIREGGVEHPWHNNEILQASVDGPVKNANCTSDFEEYFAKRKLEERDGHAVSIEEYLQRSDTAIIYPEAPEELSRLGTPEANGQEENDLPPGTPDAFAQLLTCPYCDRGYKRLTSLKEHIKYRHEKNEENFSCPLCSYTFAYRTQLERHMVTHKPGTDQHQMLTQGAGNRKFKCTECGKAFKYKHHLKEHLRIHSGEKPYECPNCKKRFSHSGSYSSHISSKKCIGLISVNGRMRNNIKTGSSPNSVSSSPTNSAITQLRNKLENGKPLSMSEQTGLLKIKTEPLDFNDYKVLMATHGFSGTSPFMNGGLGATSPLGVHPSAQSPMQHLGVGMEAPLLGFPTMNSNLSEVQKVLQIVDNTVSRQKMDCKAEEISKLKGYHMKDPCSQPEEQGVTSPNIPPVGLPVVSHNGATKSIIDYTLEKVNEAKACLQSLTTDSRRQISNIKKEKLRTLIDLVTDDKMIENHNISTPFSCQFCKESFPGPIPLHQHERYLCKMNEEIKAVLQPHENIVPNKAGVFVDNKALLLSSVLSEKGMTSPINPYKDHMSVLKAYYAMNMEPNSDELLKISIAVGLPQEFVKEWFEQRKVYQYSNSRSPSLERSSKPLAPNSNPPTKDSLLPRSPVKPMDSITSPSIAELHNSVTNCDPPLRLTKPSHFTNIKPVEKLDHSRSNTPSPLNLSSTSSKNSHSSSYTPNSFSSEELQAEPLDLSLPKQMKEPKSIIATKNKTKASSISLDHNSVSSSSENSDEPLNLTFIKKEFSNSNNLDNKSTNPVFGMNPFSAKPLYTALPPQSAFPPATFMPPVQTSIPGLRPYPGLDQMSFLPHMAYTYPTGAATFADMQQRRKYQRKQGFQGELLDGAQDYMSGLDDMTDSDSCLSRKKIKKTESGMYACDLCDKTFQKSSSLLRHKYEHTGKRPHQCQICKKAFKHKHHLIEHSRLHSGEKPYQCDKCGKRFSHSGSYSQHMNHRYSYCKREAEEREAAEREAREKGHLEPTELLMNRAYLQSITPQGYSDSEERESMPRDGESEKEHEKEGEDGYGKLGRQDGDEEFEEEEEESENKSMDTDPETIRDEEETGDHSMDDSSEDGKMETKSDHEEDNMEDGM; encoded by the exons TGAAGAATGCAAATTGCACATCAGATTTTGAGGAATACTTTGCCAAAAGAAAACTGGAGGAACGCGATGGTCATGCAGTCAGCATCGAGGAGTACCTTCAGCGCAGTGACACAGCCATTATTTACCCAGAAGCCCCTGAGGAGCTGTCTCGCCTTGGCACGCCAGAGGCCAATGGGCAAGAAGAAAATG ACCTGCCACCTGGAACTCCAGATGCTTTTGCCCAACTGCTGACCTGCCCCTACTGCGACCGGGGCTACAAGCGCTTGACATCACTGAAGGAGCACATCAAGTACCGCCACGAGAAGAATGAAGAGAACTTTTCCTGCCCTCTCTGTAGCTACACGTTTGCCTACCGCACCCAGCTCGAGCGGCATATGGTGACGCACAAGCCAGGGACAGATCAG caccaaatgctaACCCAAGGAGCAGGTAATCGCAAGTTCAAATGCACAGAGTGTGGCAAGGCCTTCAAATATAAACACCATCTGAAAGAACACCTGCGAATTCACAGTG GTGAAAAACCTTACGAGTGCCCAAACTGCAAGAAACGTTTCTCCCATTCTGGTTCCTACAGTTCGCACATCAGCAGCAAGAAATGTATTGGTTTAATCTCTGTAAATGGCCGAATGAGAAACAATATCAAGACGGGTTCTTCCCCtaattctgtttcttcttctcctACTAATTCAGCCATTACCCAGTTAAGAAACAAGTTGGAGAATGGAAAACCACTTAGTATGTCTGAACAGACAGGCttacttaaaattaaaacagaaccACTAGACTTCAATGACTATAAAGTTCTTATGGCTACACACGGGTTTAGTGGCACTAGTCCCTTTATGAATGGTGGGCTTGGAGCCACCAGCCCTTTAGGAGTTCATCCATCTGCTCAGAGTCCAATGCAGCACTTAGGTGTAGGGATGGAAGCCCCTTTACTTGGGTTTCCCACCATGAATAGTAATTTAAGTGAGGTACAAAAGGTTCTACAGATTGTGGACAATACTGTTTCCAGGCAAAAAATGGATTGCAAGGCTGAAGAAATTTCAAAGTTGAAAGGTTATCACATGAAGGATCCATGCTCTCAACCTGAGGAACAAGGAGTTACTTCTCCTAATATTCCGCCTGTCGGTCTTCCGGTAGTGAGTCATAATGGTGCCACTAAAAGTATTATTGACTATACGTTGGAAAAAGTCAATGAAGCCAAAGCTTGCCTCCAGAGCTTGACTACTGACTCAAGGAGACAGATCAGTAATATAAAGAAAGAGAAGCTACGTACTTTAATAGATTTGGTCACCGATGACAAAATGATTGAGAACCACAACATATCCACTCCATTTTCATGCCAGTTCTGTAAAGAAAGTTTTCCTGGCCCCATCCCTTTGCATCAGCATGAACGTTACCTTTGTAAGATGAATGAAGAGATCAAGGCGGTCCTGCAGCCTCATGAAAACATAGTCCCCAACAAAGCCGGAGTTTTTGTTGATAATAAAGCCCTCCTCTTGTCATCTGTACTTTCTGAGAAAGGAATGACAAGCCCCATCAACCCATACAAGGACCACATGTCTGTACTCAAAGCATACTATGCTATGAACATGGAGCCCAACTCCGATGAACTGCTGAAAATTTCCATTGCTGTGGGCCTTCCTCAGGAATTTGTGAAGGAATGGTTTGAACAACGAAAAGTCTACCAGTACTCAAATTCCAGGTCCCCATCCCTGGAAAGAAGCTCCAAGCCGTTAGCTCCCAACAGTAACCCTCCCACAAAAGACTCTTTATTACCCAGGTCTCCTGTAAAACCTATGGACTCCATAACATCACCATCTATAGCAGAACTCCACAACAGTGTTACGAATTGTGATCCTCCTCTCAGGCTAACAAAACCTTCCCATTTTACCAATATTAAACCAGTTGAAAAATTGGACCACTCCAGGAGTAATACTCCTTCTCCCTTAAATCTTTCCTCCACATCTTCTAAAAACTCCCACAGTAGTTCATACACTCCAAACAGCTTCTCTTCTGAGGAGCTCCAGGCTGAGCCTTTAGACTTGTCATTaccaaaacaaatgaaagaacccAAAAGTATTATAgccacaaagaacaaaacaaaagctagTAGCATCAGTTTAGATCATAACAGTGtttcttcctcatctgaaaaCTCAGATGAGCCTCTGAACTTGACTTTTATCAAGAAGGaattttcaaattcaaataaTCTGGACAACAAAAGCACTAACCCAGTGTTCGGCATGAACCCATTTAGTGCCAAACCTTTATACACAGCTCTTCCACCTCAAAGCGCATTTCCCCCTGCTACTTTCATGCCACCAGTCCAGACCAGTATTCCTGGGCTACGACCATACCCAGGACTGGATCAGATGAGCTTCCTACCACATATGGCCTACACCTACCCAACTGGAGCAGCTACTTTTGCTGATATGCAGCAAAGGAGAAAGTACCAGCGGAAACAAGGATTTCAG ggagaattgcttgatggAGCACAAGACTACATGTCAGGCCTAGATGACATGACAGACTCCGACTCCTGTCTGTCTCGCAAGAAGATCAAGAAGACAGAGAGTGGCATGTATGCGTGTGACTTATGTGACAAGACATTCCAGAAAAGCAGTTCCCTTCTGCGACATAAATACGAACACACAG GAAAAAGACCACATCAGTGTCAGATTTGTAAGAAAGCGTTTAAACACAAGCACCACCTTATCGAGCACTCAAGGCTTCACTCGGGCGAGAAGCCCTATCAGTGTGATAAATGTGGCAAGCGCTTCTCACACTCGGGCTCGTACTCGCAGCACATGAATCACAGGTATTCCTACTGCAAGCGGGAGGCGGAGGAGCGGGAAGCGGCGGAGCGCGAGGCGCGCGAGAAAGGGCACTTGGAACCCACCGAGCTGCTGATGAACCGGGCTTACTTGCAGAGCATTACCCCTCAGGGGTACTCTGACTCGGAGGAGAGGGAGAGTATGCCGAGGGATGGCGAGAGCGAGAAGGAGCACGAGAAAGAAGGCGAGGATGGCTACGGGAAGCTGGGCAGACAGGATGGCGACGAGGAGTtcgaggaggaagaggaagaaagtgaaaataaaagtatGGATACGGATCCCGAAACGATACGAGATGAAGAAGAGACTGGAGATCACTCCATGGACGATAGTTCGGAGGATGGGAAAATGGAAACCAAATCAGACCACGAGGAAGACAATATGGAAGATGGCATGTAA
- the ZEB2 gene encoding zinc finger E-box-binding homeobox 2 isoform X3 → MKEDYDTMGPEATIQTAINNGTVKNANCTSDFEEYFAKRKLEERDGHAVSIEEYLQRSDTAIIYPEAPEELSRLGTPEANGQEENDLPPGTPDAFAQLLTCPYCDRGYKRLTSLKEHIKYRHEKNEENFSCPLCSYTFAYRTQLERHMVTHKPGTDQHQMLTQGAGNRKFKCTECGKAFKYKHHLKEHLRIHSGEKPYECPNCKKRFSHSGSYSSHISSKKCIGLISVNGRMRNNIKTGSSPNSVSSSPTNSAITQLRNKLENGKPLSMSEQTGLLKIKTEPLDFNDYKVLMATHGFSGTSPFMNGGLGATSPLGVHPSAQSPMQHLGVGMEAPLLGFPTMNSNLSEVQKVLQIVDNTVSRQKMDCKAEEISKLKGYHMKDPCSQPEEQGVTSPNIPPVGLPVVSHNGATKSIIDYTLEKVNEAKACLQSLTTDSRRQISNIKKEKLRTLIDLVTDDKMIENHNISTPFSCQFCKESFPGPIPLHQHERYLCKMNEEIKAVLQPHENIVPNKAGVFVDNKALLLSSVLSEKGMTSPINPYKDHMSVLKAYYAMNMEPNSDELLKISIAVGLPQEFVKEWFEQRKVYQYSNSRSPSLERSSKPLAPNSNPPTKDSLLPRSPVKPMDSITSPSIAELHNSVTNCDPPLRLTKPSHFTNIKPVEKLDHSRSNTPSPLNLSSTSSKNSHSSSYTPNSFSSEELQAEPLDLSLPKQMKEPKSIIATKNKTKASSISLDHNSVSSSSENSDEPLNLTFIKKEFSNSNNLDNKSTNPVFGMNPFSAKPLYTALPPQSAFPPATFMPPVQTSIPGLRPYPGLDQMSFLPHMAYTYPTGAATFADMQQRRKYQRKQGFQGELLDGAQDYMSGLDDMTDSDSCLSRKKIKKTESGMYACDLCDKTFQKSSSLLRHKYEHTGKRPHQCQICKKAFKHKHHLIEHSRLHSGEKPYQCDKCGKRFSHSGSYSQHMNHRYSYCKREAEEREAAEREAREKGHLEPTELLMNRAYLQSITPQGYSDSEERESMPRDGESEKEHEKEGEDGYGKLGRQDGDEEFEEEEEESENKSMDTDPETIRDEEETGDHSMDDSSEDGKMETKSDHEEDNMEDGM, encoded by the exons TGAAGAATGCAAATTGCACATCAGATTTTGAGGAATACTTTGCCAAAAGAAAACTGGAGGAACGCGATGGTCATGCAGTCAGCATCGAGGAGTACCTTCAGCGCAGTGACACAGCCATTATTTACCCAGAAGCCCCTGAGGAGCTGTCTCGCCTTGGCACGCCAGAGGCCAATGGGCAAGAAGAAAATG ACCTGCCACCTGGAACTCCAGATGCTTTTGCCCAACTGCTGACCTGCCCCTACTGCGACCGGGGCTACAAGCGCTTGACATCACTGAAGGAGCACATCAAGTACCGCCACGAGAAGAATGAAGAGAACTTTTCCTGCCCTCTCTGTAGCTACACGTTTGCCTACCGCACCCAGCTCGAGCGGCATATGGTGACGCACAAGCCAGGGACAGATCAG caccaaatgctaACCCAAGGAGCAGGTAATCGCAAGTTCAAATGCACAGAGTGTGGCAAGGCCTTCAAATATAAACACCATCTGAAAGAACACCTGCGAATTCACAGTG GTGAAAAACCTTACGAGTGCCCAAACTGCAAGAAACGTTTCTCCCATTCTGGTTCCTACAGTTCGCACATCAGCAGCAAGAAATGTATTGGTTTAATCTCTGTAAATGGCCGAATGAGAAACAATATCAAGACGGGTTCTTCCCCtaattctgtttcttcttctcctACTAATTCAGCCATTACCCAGTTAAGAAACAAGTTGGAGAATGGAAAACCACTTAGTATGTCTGAACAGACAGGCttacttaaaattaaaacagaaccACTAGACTTCAATGACTATAAAGTTCTTATGGCTACACACGGGTTTAGTGGCACTAGTCCCTTTATGAATGGTGGGCTTGGAGCCACCAGCCCTTTAGGAGTTCATCCATCTGCTCAGAGTCCAATGCAGCACTTAGGTGTAGGGATGGAAGCCCCTTTACTTGGGTTTCCCACCATGAATAGTAATTTAAGTGAGGTACAAAAGGTTCTACAGATTGTGGACAATACTGTTTCCAGGCAAAAAATGGATTGCAAGGCTGAAGAAATTTCAAAGTTGAAAGGTTATCACATGAAGGATCCATGCTCTCAACCTGAGGAACAAGGAGTTACTTCTCCTAATATTCCGCCTGTCGGTCTTCCGGTAGTGAGTCATAATGGTGCCACTAAAAGTATTATTGACTATACGTTGGAAAAAGTCAATGAAGCCAAAGCTTGCCTCCAGAGCTTGACTACTGACTCAAGGAGACAGATCAGTAATATAAAGAAAGAGAAGCTACGTACTTTAATAGATTTGGTCACCGATGACAAAATGATTGAGAACCACAACATATCCACTCCATTTTCATGCCAGTTCTGTAAAGAAAGTTTTCCTGGCCCCATCCCTTTGCATCAGCATGAACGTTACCTTTGTAAGATGAATGAAGAGATCAAGGCGGTCCTGCAGCCTCATGAAAACATAGTCCCCAACAAAGCCGGAGTTTTTGTTGATAATAAAGCCCTCCTCTTGTCATCTGTACTTTCTGAGAAAGGAATGACAAGCCCCATCAACCCATACAAGGACCACATGTCTGTACTCAAAGCATACTATGCTATGAACATGGAGCCCAACTCCGATGAACTGCTGAAAATTTCCATTGCTGTGGGCCTTCCTCAGGAATTTGTGAAGGAATGGTTTGAACAACGAAAAGTCTACCAGTACTCAAATTCCAGGTCCCCATCCCTGGAAAGAAGCTCCAAGCCGTTAGCTCCCAACAGTAACCCTCCCACAAAAGACTCTTTATTACCCAGGTCTCCTGTAAAACCTATGGACTCCATAACATCACCATCTATAGCAGAACTCCACAACAGTGTTACGAATTGTGATCCTCCTCTCAGGCTAACAAAACCTTCCCATTTTACCAATATTAAACCAGTTGAAAAATTGGACCACTCCAGGAGTAATACTCCTTCTCCCTTAAATCTTTCCTCCACATCTTCTAAAAACTCCCACAGTAGTTCATACACTCCAAACAGCTTCTCTTCTGAGGAGCTCCAGGCTGAGCCTTTAGACTTGTCATTaccaaaacaaatgaaagaacccAAAAGTATTATAgccacaaagaacaaaacaaaagctagTAGCATCAGTTTAGATCATAACAGTGtttcttcctcatctgaaaaCTCAGATGAGCCTCTGAACTTGACTTTTATCAAGAAGGaattttcaaattcaaataaTCTGGACAACAAAAGCACTAACCCAGTGTTCGGCATGAACCCATTTAGTGCCAAACCTTTATACACAGCTCTTCCACCTCAAAGCGCATTTCCCCCTGCTACTTTCATGCCACCAGTCCAGACCAGTATTCCTGGGCTACGACCATACCCAGGACTGGATCAGATGAGCTTCCTACCACATATGGCCTACACCTACCCAACTGGAGCAGCTACTTTTGCTGATATGCAGCAAAGGAGAAAGTACCAGCGGAAACAAGGATTTCAG ggagaattgcttgatggAGCACAAGACTACATGTCAGGCCTAGATGACATGACAGACTCCGACTCCTGTCTGTCTCGCAAGAAGATCAAGAAGACAGAGAGTGGCATGTATGCGTGTGACTTATGTGACAAGACATTCCAGAAAAGCAGTTCCCTTCTGCGACATAAATACGAACACACAG GAAAAAGACCACATCAGTGTCAGATTTGTAAGAAAGCGTTTAAACACAAGCACCACCTTATCGAGCACTCAAGGCTTCACTCGGGCGAGAAGCCCTATCAGTGTGATAAATGTGGCAAGCGCTTCTCACACTCGGGCTCGTACTCGCAGCACATGAATCACAGGTATTCCTACTGCAAGCGGGAGGCGGAGGAGCGGGAAGCGGCGGAGCGCGAGGCGCGCGAGAAAGGGCACTTGGAACCCACCGAGCTGCTGATGAACCGGGCTTACTTGCAGAGCATTACCCCTCAGGGGTACTCTGACTCGGAGGAGAGGGAGAGTATGCCGAGGGATGGCGAGAGCGAGAAGGAGCACGAGAAAGAAGGCGAGGATGGCTACGGGAAGCTGGGCAGACAGGATGGCGACGAGGAGTtcgaggaggaagaggaagaaagtgaaaataaaagtatGGATACGGATCCCGAAACGATACGAGATGAAGAAGAGACTGGAGATCACTCCATGGACGATAGTTCGGAGGATGGGAAAATGGAAACCAAATCAGACCACGAGGAAGACAATATGGAAGATGGCATGTAA